The nucleotide window TATACGCTGGTTAGATAAAAGTACCTTGTTACTGAGATACTGAAATACTGTAGTGTTTACGGATGATGGGACATATCTGCAGCTTGCTCTAAAAGGTTCAGGAAAAAACTATGATAATGAgtatgtatttatacacacacacatatgtaatgtATGTATGGAGACAGAAAGACGGAGGGCAGGCCATGGAAGTAACACAGTAAAAAATTAACAATGGCGGAATCTGAGTAACGGAGTACTTTGTACTGTTCTGGCATCTTTTGTgtataagtttgaaattatttcaaaataattttttaaaatctgaaataatcaaatatagggtgatggaaggaaaactgactctgggtggtgatatatagatgatgtaatacagaattgtacacctgaaatctatataatttcactaacaattgtcaccccaataaatttaaaaaaaaaattaaaaatctgaaataaatatgtgataCAGAACACTTAGTGTTAGGGCAAATGATAATCAGCTATTGTCTGAGGCCATGAAGTAGAATGAAAACCCGGGCTTAGCATGTTTCTTCGCACACCTTCCTTTCCACTACTCTGCGGGGGCACATGAACAAAGAGGGCAATGTCTTTAGGCCGCTTTGGAGAAGAGCATCTCACTGTTTTCAAATGaaccttcctttctcttcagggaCTTTAAATAGGCATTTTACAGTTCAGTGAGGAAATGAATCTtgacttattcatctttgtggTCCCAGCACCTAATACATTTATAATTCAGTCATTGTTCTGTCCTTGAACAGGAATTCTACCCCTAATATTGTTCCAATCAGAAAATACAGTGACCTGAGTATCAAGGATTCTGCTACACTGAAAGGGAGAAACTgtctatatcaaattaaaatatatatgtcagAGTGAGCACAGAAAAATATCAAGGATTATCTCTCTTAGGAACTTGGAGGAAGAATAATTGTCTGTCCTAACAGTCCTAAAAACAGAAGAGTGTATAACCAGTAGCAAAAGGTCTTAGTGTAAAGAATGGCTAACTGTTGACAGTTTTtggtaaataaacaaaatggttAGAATACAAATGAGGCTTTTGGTGAAAAGTGTCGACAGAGGAAGATCACCTCTTAAAAAATTCGAGGTCTGCAAGTGACTAGATTGAACCGTATCAAATTGCTGATAAAGCAACTATCTCACTAATAGATGagaaagatcatttttaaatctgaaggaatatattttcattacagAAATCAAAACTCTCCAAGGCATTTAGATAGTTctcaaaattaaactaaaaaaagaaaaaatgaagctgaataGATTTCAGATATCTCAACACTCAAATCTTTCCTggagaatatatacattttttagtaCATGTTATAGACTGTTGGTCTCATTGCTGAACTAGAAAAAAGTTACATATGCCTGAAAACCTTTGTTACAGTTAACCATAATGAACTTCAGGATTGTCTTTTCAAAGGTTTaaactgaaaattacattttgatCGCGATTcatctgctttaaaaaacaaaaggtacTAATACCTTATGAATTTAGAATCTTTCAAAGTATTATTAGggaattaaaattataactgtaTTACAACTTCTCCCCTTAAGGAGAAATCATAAGGTCAAATCTTTTCTagcatattataaataaaacaacattcAGCATTACTATAAACCAGAATCTATATGGTTTTTAAATagatatagaatatttattaggactattttaaggattaaatgagataatgtatataaagcacttagcatggtGGCTAGCAAAAATCAAGCACCcaataaatagcatttattgTGCTTATTCTTTTAGAAAGGATGTGAATCAACCCTGAAATACAGACAAGTGACTTAAAAACCTATTAGAGAATAGAGAAGTCTGTAAAGGCATATGGATAGAATCACAGTTAAATATCTAGACTGGCAAATTCAATGAGGAAAGCAATCTTAACTTATTCTTGTAGTCCCAGAatctaacacagtgcctggaaaacatagtaggtattcaataaaggTTTACTTAAATGAAGTGAGTATGAAAGTAAGttctctggaaaagaaaaaagaaagaagtagtcTGAGGTTGTCTGAAAAATAAACTGAGTCCAAAAATTACTATTTCCTAAGCAAGTCActttgagaaaggaaataaaatacctaagCATTTTTAAACCACACATAAAAACTCCCTTCAGACTAGTCTTTTTAATAATGACTGAGCAACTCTCAAATCTGTTTTGGCAAATGTGTCATGTATAAAGTCTAATATTAgagagaagtatttttaaatttcatctaaaaaaaaaaagtgtgtatccTCAAAGGTGGAAAAAAGTACCCAAGCATTGAGGAATCTTGTCTAACTTCCATTCAAAGAGAATCAGATACATTTAATTCATAGTTCTTCCATCTATTTTTACATGGAAATTAGCTTAAATTTTCAGCTACGAGTAAGTTGTAAATACACGTATTTCACTTTCAACAAGTTGAAGTGCACACCCCAgataaggaagaggaaggaaagaaaaccaagtCTCTCAGAAGTGGGCTGTGCTACAGAAGTACAAAAGAGTAGCAAACAAAACTCTCCCACGGTCTCAGCAGCCACCTGTTAGAGCCCACACTTAGGGCACAGTCTGCTCGATTTCAGAAACCCTTCATATTGAAGACTCAAAATTCCCAGTGCAGTGGACAAGGGGAAAAGTGTAATATGAAACTACAGTCCTATCTTCCATACCCTACCTGCAAGAATAAGGATTagtagacttaaaaaaaaaaaaaaaaaaaaaaaaaagactgttctAAGTTACTGCTCATCACCTCACTACAGCAACTACAGCACCCCACTCCTCTTACTTGGAAGCTGACCAattttatgaaaagcaaaaaccatATCCTTAATAATACACTCAACTCTATACAGTGCTTGACTTCTAAAACTAGTCAGTGAGGTACATCTCCAGACAGACAGCTGGAGCTATAGTTCCTGGTCCTACTTCAAACTAAAATCTGTGAATAGTATGAAGTTACAAATCAAATAACAGCCCCAAGTCAACTTCTGGAAGAggttttgaaaacaaacatacaaaaaaatcattaaacacATCTACCTTTAACAAAGGTAGattatttcaggggaaaaaaaaaagccaatgatAACACTCAAAAGTACAGAACAGAATAATATCAAAGAATCTGCAATACACAGAGCAAAATTATTCTCAAATTATCATTTGCTTGCTATAGTGGCTGGAAAagtatcaaatatataaagacatataaGAGCTATTGTCCAGTCACTGAcagcattaaaattattttaaaatcaaatttctggAAAGTTCTGCAGTGgcagtttaaaaagtaaattaaattttcatgaaaaaattgCCTAACCCAAAATCTGGAAATACacagttaatttctttttaaactaagATGCAGGAAGGTCACAGGTACCAAGGTGTGTAACATCTCTAGGTGGTTGATCCAAATCAGTAAAAAAGGTCTCTCTGGAAGTAAGgaattaaaataatatcttatTAAATACAATCTGATATGATCTTCAAAAATCACTTTAGTGGTTTTTTCTTTTACCACTAACAGAACAAAACCTTCCAACATAAAGATTTTCACACCATACACACTTCATAAATTAAGAACtgtaaatccaaaacactaaaaaTTACCTACAGGTACTCAAAACACATTTGAAACATCAGACTTTTGTTTTCACATTCATTTCTCAGATTTACTAATAAAGCTCTTACGGAATTAGTCTTCATTTCGATACAAGATTGTTCAACATGCCATTCCGTGTAAATAGAGCTTGTGAAACTAATTCTCAAAACCTCCTCAGAAGACGCTTAATTACATACAGTGCTAGTTCCAATTTCCTGAGACTCCAACTGAAACGTACAGAAAACAGCTTACACACAATTAGGAAGGGAGAGGAATGAAGGTCGAAGGGAGAGGCCCATTCTTTTGTTTTGGAGGCATTAGCTGTAAATTTAGCTGTAAAAATAAAGGTTCACAAGAGCCATCTGCACCTATCCCCACCCATCATAGCCCTGCAGAGCACTTTCATCCACCCGCTCAACACTCCCTAGCCCACGAGATCGGTAGGCTTTCCTGCCCTCGAGATCCCGTGGCCTTCCTCATCTCAAAGGATGGGCGGGGGAGGCTGAGGTCCCgggtacagaaagaaaaagagggaacacACAGATCCTTTGAGGACAGTGACAAGAAGATGCATCCCGAGGGGGAGGATGAATGGCACCAGGGAGAGCCGGAGGCTTGCAAATTCGCTTGGAGAAAAGCCTCACGGGGCAGACAGAGGATGTGGCCAGTTCAGGAATGGGGACAGACAGACCGACAATCCTCCACAAGAGCAAGGAGGCGTATTTGTAGGAGACCCGGGAGGGCGTGAACTAGGCAGCGCTGAACTCGGAGCTCAAAATGGGTAGAGACAGCCTTTAAACAGATCCGTACCGCGAAGCTGAGACTTACGGTTACTTCCTGGGCTGAGGGTAAGGGTCGGATGGATCCCGAAGCTCTGCAGTTCTGCCACCGCTGTGACTGCCCCTACCTCTCCCGCGGAGCCGGTGACCTAAGGtaccctccccgccccacccacccacccaggcgGGCGCCCCCTTCTCTCCGGCCCCGGTGCGCCCGCCGGGCGGAGGCTGCTGGGGCCGAGGGTGCGCCCTGGAGACCTACAGGGAAGGCTGCGAGAGCCAGAGGCGCCCGCGGCGAGGCTCAGAGTCGACGGACGCCCCCCATCCCTCTCCGGCCGCCGAGCCGCCTGTCtcaggggaggggaagagggggcGGTGGCTCCTGCCTCCGCCTCGCGGTCAAGTCCCGCTCATGCTCCAGCCATTCGCGCGCGCGCTCGCGCAGCCcccactgccctcctcccctcccccgcctccgGCTCCGCCGCTGGCGCGCCTGTCGCCACCCCAGTCACTGAGCCACCCGCCACCAGCCCCAGACAGCCGGCGAGAAACCCCAGCGAGAAGCTGCAGGACGGCAGCACCTCGGCCGCCGACCCGGAAACTCTCCCGCCGCCAACCGCGAGGCTGCCAGGGGTGTGAACCCGGAAGCGATTTCCTCGTCCCGGTAGCGACGGGATGGAGCGCTAAGGCCTTTGAGGATTTGGAGTTCCCTAGTTTCGGGAGAGCGTGAGGGGTAAATGGTGCTGAGGTGCGAGGAGAAGGAAAGACAATAAAGAGCCCGTGGGCAAGAGGTTCTCCGAGTCCAACCACCCGAGCTCTCCAGGCGTGGGGTGGGGAACGCGGCCGAACACGCCGGGCGGCTTCTGGTGGCGACCGAGGATTTTTCTGTCACAGGAAGTTGGGTCGGGCCgctgggaaagagaagggaaggaggaatgagAAAGCGGTGACGGTTCCCCGCCCCCCAGGTGACTGTCCCACCCAGTGAGTTGAATGTAGCGACCTGGGAGGTGCTCGGCCGCCCGCACGGGTGACTCGAGGAGCAGGAAGATCCAGACTCCAGCGAGAAAACAGAGAGGTGGGAGGCTGAACTATCTCCACATCTAGTGTCTCCAGGCAAGGAATTTATTTCTTACGAGTAGTTACAAAGAAGCCAAAGCCACTTTTTGGGTGGCAGCTCTTTGAGCAAAGAGACGTGCCCATCCTTCCCCGGTAGTGGACGTCGATGGGTGGGGGAGGAAACACCTAAGCAGagtgtttatttttgtcattccTGGGAAAGCGATCCACAGCATGTCTTTCCAGCTCACTTCTCTCTACATCTCTCCATCTTTTAAGGCCTTtggctttctttgctttttcttcttggtGCTTTTAGCTGCACCAGAAATCTTTGATTTATCTGGCCCGACTCAGGACCTCGCCTCCATTCCTTTCTGTCTTGGAGAACTTACGTGTCTTCACAGTTTCTCCCTTCGTCTCCAGTATGTCCAATTGCTTTGATGTCCTTATCttgtcaaaaatgttttcataataatataaaaacaaataattcattcCGCGATCTTTTCCCTTTAACCTGATGTTAATGTATTAGTTGGTTCCCCCTTAGAATTGGGTTACAGAACTACGGTTAACAACTGATATATAGCATATTTAGATATACTACGGATGAAATCATGCTCCCCCAAATAACCTCATTAAATGGACTTGGTGTTCACTGTCGGAATTCGTTTGGTTCCCAATTCCAACTATTACTACATTCTTTCTCTGTTAGCCAAATTTAGTGTAATTGCcttcaaaaagtatttgaagattATTAAATATCTTGAATAGAGTGTCActtaacaaagttttaaaattatcgGTGAGGCTTGTTGATATTGATAAGTGACTGGTAGAATTGGTTGAAGGGACAAGGAGAAGGCAAGCTGAGTTTAAAGAAGCATTAATAGCTTTTCTTCTATTCTGCTTTATTATTACTTCCTCTCTTTTTATTACCATAAACCAATTTAAGTAGCAAAAGAGTGAGTTTTTATGGTCAAAAATCCCTGTAGGGGAATTCTTACTGATATTTAGTTGCCATCTCTTCTCTTTAATATTATAATGCTTTAAAGTGGTTTTGTTCCAGGAGAACAGAGAAGAGGAGCGAAACAGCTACTCtccctcagtttttttccttctataaaatgaagataacaataaTACCTACATGATCAGGTTTGCAGGGggaataaaatgagttaataaatgtaaaacagcaTAGAGTCGAGCACACAATAGGCACTATAGGTGTTagttattcatattattttaaaagcatattaaattttatatttagaaaattaaagcaataaaaatttaacgacaataaaatcattttggctggtggagagaaaaaaacattttatcagTGGTTTTGCATTATGTGGAAAACCACTGTACTCCATAAGGCAGATGTTTCTTATTAAAGACATGATAGCATTTTGTTAAACAGGACTGTCTAGCAGGG belongs to Rhinolophus ferrumequinum isolate MPI-CBG mRhiFer1 chromosome 20, mRhiFer1_v1.p, whole genome shotgun sequence and includes:
- the LOC117012217 gene encoding basic proline-rich protein-like, with amino-acid sequence MTEEVEVAAQPGMPSERHPGTKAEDKQVLCGDRELHRVVGPVRSYGPTKRCRPSDPAVNDTGQSGETQGGLRGRDDADTEEASNTAGQTAGAPFSPAPVRPPGGGCWGRGCALETYREGCESQRRPRRGSESTDAPHPSPAAEPPVSGEGKRGRWLLPPPRGQVPLMLQPFARALAQPPLPSSPPPPPAPPLARLSPPQSLSHPPPAPDSRRETPARSCRTAAPRPPTRKLSRRQPRGCQGCEPGSDFLVPVATGWSAKAFEDLEFPSFGRA